Proteins from one Pontibacter korlensis genomic window:
- the trmB gene encoding tRNA (guanosine(46)-N7)-methyltransferase TrmB, giving the protein MGRSKLAKFAVVAERENVLQPGDELYGQMAGKWRESHFENNNPVVLEIGCGRGEYTVGMGRMFPEKNFIGTDIKGARIWKGSTLAVEEELHNVAFLRTFIERIEEHFAENEVDEIWITFPDPRPRDRDIKRRLTSPRFLEMYERIVKPGGIIHLKTDNGPLYEYTLEVVQERQVKGLLHTGDLYNSDLQDHTMGIYTTYEKRYLAEGIAIKYLQYRVGIESIGVKGFES; this is encoded by the coding sequence ATGGGAAGATCTAAACTAGCAAAATTCGCTGTAGTGGCTGAGCGTGAGAACGTATTGCAGCCAGGTGATGAGCTATATGGCCAGATGGCCGGAAAGTGGCGTGAGAGTCATTTCGAAAATAACAATCCGGTTGTGTTGGAAATTGGCTGTGGCCGTGGTGAGTACACTGTGGGAATGGGCCGTATGTTTCCAGAGAAAAACTTTATTGGTACTGACATCAAAGGTGCCCGTATTTGGAAGGGGAGTACCTTGGCAGTAGAGGAGGAGCTACATAATGTTGCCTTCCTTCGTACTTTTATTGAGCGGATAGAAGAGCATTTCGCAGAGAATGAGGTGGATGAGATATGGATTACTTTTCCAGATCCACGCCCACGCGACCGTGATATTAAGCGCCGACTTACTTCACCGCGCTTTCTGGAGATGTATGAGCGTATCGTGAAACCGGGGGGTATTATACACCTGAAAACTGATAATGGTCCGCTTTATGAATACACACTTGAAGTTGTGCAGGAGCGACAGGTAAAAGGTCTTCTTCATACAGGAGATCTTTACAATTCAGATCTGCAGGATCATACGATGGGTATTTATACAACCTATGAAAAGCGTTACCTGGCTGAAGGAATTGCTATCAAGTACTTGCAGTATAGGGTGGGGATAGAGAGTATAGGAGTCAAAGGGTTTGAGAGTTAG
- a CDS encoding S8 family serine peptidase: MRFLLLYICLLLFLPAFAQDPGNIDVEEQKRLVYFTDKNNSPYTFSEPLLYLSPKALERRRRQNIPLTFHDLPVNPAYVDRLQEDGVTVLYTSRWFNAAVVQCSDAELQELEELPFVLSTRSLNKIALPAGVKLRRAEQKLESVAAAMAALPVLESDDYGPAFHQADMLGADELHADGFTGLGMTIAVFDAGFPGVDNIAAFSHLFQNDQLKGTYDFVAKQEHVFGASAHGTGVLSTMAAYAPGKMIGTAYAANYLLLRTEDAATEHNIEEVNWLLAAEYADSAGADIINSSLGYTVFDAPSQSYSYQDMDGNTTIVSRAADYAAATGMLVVVSAGNEGNNSWRYISAPADADSVLTVGAVDSLGTKAVFSSFGPTADGQIKPDVVALGQMAYFLNTAGNVVRGNGTSFAGPILAGFAASLWQANPGRTNMEMIQLLRQSGSNASVPDNNIGYGIPNYSRTVTALPGLSLNNAVYITNPVQRDPIVLYLGQEWLQQPVELQILDATGKQVYRQTITQSQPEQKIKLQPQQLKSGLYLCRVRTGSRFTTLRFIKL, translated from the coding sequence ATGCGTTTTCTGCTCCTCTACATCTGCTTGTTACTGTTTCTGCCAGCTTTTGCGCAGGATCCTGGTAACATAGACGTAGAGGAGCAGAAGCGTTTAGTGTACTTCACAGATAAAAATAACTCTCCTTATACCTTCTCAGAACCGCTCCTTTACTTATCTCCAAAAGCTTTAGAGCGCAGGCGGCGACAAAACATTCCCCTTACCTTTCATGACCTTCCCGTAAACCCTGCTTATGTCGATAGACTGCAGGAGGATGGTGTGACAGTGCTATATACTTCCAGGTGGTTTAACGCAGCTGTAGTGCAATGTTCTGATGCGGAGCTGCAGGAGTTGGAGGAGTTACCTTTTGTACTTAGCACCCGGTCATTAAATAAAATAGCTTTACCAGCGGGAGTAAAACTGCGCAGGGCTGAGCAAAAGCTGGAGTCAGTGGCGGCTGCCATGGCTGCCTTACCTGTTCTGGAAAGCGACGATTATGGCCCGGCCTTTCATCAGGCGGATATGCTTGGTGCCGATGAATTGCATGCAGATGGCTTCACAGGACTGGGTATGACCATTGCTGTGTTTGATGCGGGTTTTCCTGGTGTAGATAATATTGCTGCATTCTCCCATCTGTTTCAGAACGATCAGTTAAAAGGCACTTACGATTTTGTCGCAAAACAGGAGCATGTGTTTGGTGCCAGTGCACATGGTACCGGGGTGCTTTCTACAATGGCTGCTTATGCACCAGGCAAGATGATTGGCACTGCCTATGCGGCTAATTACTTGTTGCTGCGTACTGAGGATGCCGCCACAGAGCATAATATAGAAGAAGTCAACTGGCTTCTTGCAGCAGAATATGCAGATAGCGCGGGTGCTGATATCATCAACTCTTCGCTGGGTTATACTGTCTTTGACGCTCCCTCACAAAGCTATTCCTACCAGGATATGGATGGTAACACCACAATAGTTTCCAGAGCTGCCGACTATGCTGCTGCAACTGGTATGCTGGTAGTAGTTAGTGCCGGTAACGAAGGAAATAATTCATGGAGGTACATTTCTGCACCGGCTGATGCTGATTCTGTGCTTACAGTTGGGGCTGTGGACTCTCTTGGTACAAAGGCTGTGTTTAGTTCATTTGGGCCAACAGCTGATGGGCAGATAAAGCCTGATGTGGTAGCTTTAGGACAAATGGCTTATTTCCTCAATACAGCGGGTAATGTAGTGCGAGGCAATGGTACTTCCTTTGCCGGGCCTATCTTGGCAGGCTTTGCCGCAAGCCTTTGGCAAGCTAATCCAGGAAGGACAAATATGGAGATGATCCAGCTGTTGCGCCAGAGCGGCAGCAATGCTTCTGTGCCTGATAACAATATAGGGTATGGTATTCCAAACTATAGCCGAACTGTAACTGCTCTGCCAGGTTTGTCGCTGAACAATGCCGTATACATTACTAATCCTGTGCAACGCGATCCGATTGTGCTGTACTTGGGCCAGGAGTGGCTGCAACAACCTGTAGAGCTGCAGATACTGGATGCGACTGGTAAACAAGTATATCGGCAAACGATTACTCAGTCTCAGCCGGAGCAGAAAATAAAGCTACAGCCTCAACAGCTCAAGAGCGGACTTTATTTGTGTCGTGTTCGCACTGGCAGCCGTTTTACAACTTTGCGGTTTATTAAATTGTAG
- the mnmA gene encoding tRNA 2-thiouridine(34) synthase MnmA, translating into MSTKGRVLVAMSGGIDSSVAAVMLHEQGYEVVGMTMKTWDYASSGASKKETGCCSLDSINDARNIAVQLGFPHYIIDIREEFGDYVINHFTDEYLAGRTPNPCVLCNTHIKWDALLRRADQLGCEFIATGHYANLREENGRYVISKGLDENKDQSYALWGISQESLSRTIFPLGGLHKTEIREMARERGFTELVNKPESYEICFIPDNDYRGFLKRRVEGLEERVAGGEFVLEDGTVVGKHEGYPFYTIGQRKGLGVALGFPAYVTRIEKDNNRVVLGNYDELAKNAMTVGKLNMLKYENLLGQPIPTVTKVRYNDGGTEAIIEQVGDKMKVHFLSGVHAIAPGQAAVFYEGNDVVGGGWIESNYNSEFSLNVLQ; encoded by the coding sequence ATGAGTACAAAAGGAAGGGTATTGGTTGCCATGAGCGGCGGCATCGACAGTTCGGTTGCGGCTGTTATGTTGCATGAGCAAGGCTACGAGGTTGTTGGAATGACCATGAAAACATGGGATTATGCCTCTAGTGGAGCCAGCAAAAAAGAGACAGGCTGCTGCTCGCTCGATTCAATCAACGATGCCCGTAATATTGCCGTTCAACTGGGCTTCCCGCACTATATTATAGATATCCGTGAGGAGTTTGGTGATTATGTGATAAACCACTTTACTGACGAATACTTGGCTGGCCGCACACCAAATCCGTGTGTTTTATGTAATACACACATTAAGTGGGATGCCTTGTTACGTCGTGCAGATCAACTTGGCTGCGAGTTTATAGCAACAGGCCATTATGCCAATCTGCGTGAGGAAAACGGGCGCTATGTCATTTCTAAGGGCTTAGATGAAAATAAAGATCAGTCTTATGCACTTTGGGGTATTTCTCAGGAAAGTCTGAGCCGTACTATTTTCCCGCTAGGTGGGCTGCACAAGACTGAGATTCGTGAAATGGCGCGTGAGCGTGGCTTTACTGAACTGGTAAATAAGCCTGAGTCCTACGAAATCTGCTTTATCCCGGATAACGATTACCGTGGCTTCTTGAAGCGCAGGGTAGAAGGTTTAGAAGAGCGTGTGGCCGGTGGTGAGTTTGTCTTGGAAGATGGTACAGTGGTAGGCAAGCATGAAGGCTATCCTTTCTATACTATTGGTCAGCGCAAAGGCTTGGGTGTTGCTTTGGGCTTTCCTGCCTATGTTACACGCATCGAGAAGGATAATAACCGTGTAGTGCTGGGCAACTATGATGAATTGGCTAAGAATGCTATGACCGTCGGAAAGCTGAACATGCTGAAGTATGAAAACTTGCTTGGTCAGCCTATTCCTACTGTAACTAAGGTACGCTACAATGATGGTGGCACAGAGGCAATTATTGAGCAGGTAGGTGATAAGATGAAAGTACACTTCCTGAGCGGAGTTCATGCTATTGCCCCTGGTCAGGCTGCCGTTTTTTACGAAGGTAATGATGTAGTTGGCGGTGGTTGGATTGAGTCAAACTATAATTCAGAATTCTCCCTGAACGTGTTGCAGTAA
- a CDS encoding bifunctional folylpolyglutamate synthase/dihydrofolate synthase produces the protein MFHRIGNAAFKKSLDNIIALCDALGQPQNQFKSIHVAGTNGKGSSSHMLAAVLQEAGYKTGLYTSPHLKSFTERVRVNGEELPEEYLVHFVEQHKVLFEQVKPSFFEMTVALAFKYFAEEQVDIAVIEVGLGGRLDSTNIITPEVSLITNISFDHQNMLGDTIGAIAAEKAGIIKPGVPAVISMRQAEAEEVFVAKAAEVGAALYFAPDYYSLEVAESDLKHQVFQVYRNNQTYLSDLELDLAGVYQQYNLPGVLQTLDVLQDLKGYNIPEKALRNGLANTKSITGLKGRWQVLQQAPLTICDTGHNEDGIKQILQGLEKLVPKQVHMVFGAVNDKDVSKILQLLPSSYTYYFCQANIPRALPVEDLVQKAEEAGLKGTSYLTVAEAIKAAKANAAPDEVIFIGGSTFVVAEIEEL, from the coding sequence ATGTTTCACCGCATCGGCAATGCTGCTTTTAAGAAGAGCCTCGACAATATAATTGCTCTTTGCGATGCGCTAGGCCAGCCTCAGAACCAGTTCAAAAGTATACATGTGGCCGGCACCAACGGCAAAGGAAGTAGCTCTCATATGTTAGCTGCCGTCTTGCAGGAAGCTGGTTATAAAACCGGCCTATATACTTCACCCCATCTTAAATCTTTTACAGAACGTGTCCGTGTTAATGGCGAGGAGCTTCCTGAGGAGTATCTTGTTCATTTTGTAGAGCAGCATAAGGTACTTTTCGAACAGGTAAAGCCTTCATTCTTCGAAATGACAGTGGCTCTGGCTTTTAAATACTTTGCAGAAGAGCAGGTAGACATTGCTGTTATTGAAGTAGGACTAGGCGGTCGCCTGGATTCTACCAATATCATTACACCCGAAGTATCCTTGATTACCAACATCAGCTTTGATCATCAAAATATGCTAGGTGATACAATAGGTGCTATAGCTGCTGAAAAAGCAGGTATCATAAAGCCTGGAGTACCTGCGGTCATAAGTATGCGACAGGCAGAGGCGGAAGAGGTTTTCGTGGCTAAAGCGGCTGAGGTTGGTGCAGCTTTATACTTTGCTCCTGATTATTATAGCCTGGAGGTAGCAGAGAGTGATCTGAAGCATCAGGTCTTTCAGGTTTACCGGAATAATCAAACCTATCTGTCTGACCTGGAACTGGACTTAGCTGGCGTATACCAGCAGTACAATCTGCCTGGAGTGCTGCAAACACTTGACGTGTTGCAGGATCTGAAAGGCTATAATATACCTGAGAAGGCGCTTCGCAATGGCTTGGCTAATACCAAAAGTATAACAGGTTTAAAGGGGCGATGGCAGGTACTTCAGCAAGCACCACTTACTATATGCGATACAGGGCACAATGAGGATGGCATAAAGCAAATCCTGCAAGGGCTGGAAAAGCTAGTGCCAAAGCAGGTGCATATGGTTTTTGGGGCGGTCAATGATAAAGATGTAAGCAAAATTCTGCAGCTGTTGCCTTCTTCTTATACCTACTATTTCTGCCAGGCTAACATTCCACGAGCACTACCGGTGGAGGACTTGGTACAAAAAGCTGAGGAGGCTGGTTTAAAGGGTACTTCATACTTAACTGTAGCCGAGGCTATAAAGGCTGCTAAAGCAAATGCTGCACCGGATGAGGTTATTTTTATTGGAGGTAGTACCTTTGTGGTTGCTGAAATTGAAGAACTATAG
- the rpe gene encoding ribulose-phosphate 3-epimerase encodes MRPLIAPSVLASDFANLQSEVEMLNKSQADWLHIDIMDGRFVPNISFGFPVMESIKGHAQKPMDVHLMIVEPELYIEKFREAGADTISVHIEACTHLHRTVQQIKATGAKAGIAVNPHTSVQLLEDVIADVDLVCLMSVNPGFGGQKFIENTYRKIEALKNLMVQRNSQALIEIDGGVNQNNAPLLLEKGADVLVAGSFVFSSADPIQTIADLKSIK; translated from the coding sequence ATGAGACCTTTAATAGCCCCTTCTGTACTCGCTTCTGACTTTGCCAATCTGCAGTCGGAAGTAGAGATGCTGAACAAGAGCCAGGCCGACTGGCTGCACATTGATATAATGGACGGACGATTTGTGCCAAACATTTCTTTCGGTTTTCCAGTAATGGAATCCATTAAAGGCCATGCTCAGAAGCCGATGGATGTGCACCTGATGATAGTAGAGCCTGAGCTTTATATAGAGAAGTTCAGAGAAGCTGGTGCTGACACAATTTCCGTTCATATAGAGGCTTGCACACACCTGCACCGTACAGTGCAGCAAATAAAAGCTACAGGTGCAAAAGCAGGTATAGCAGTTAATCCTCATACATCTGTGCAGCTGCTGGAGGACGTAATTGCGGATGTTGATCTCGTATGCCTGATGTCGGTAAATCCAGGTTTTGGTGGGCAGAAGTTTATTGAGAACACCTACCGCAAGATCGAGGCACTGAAAAATCTGATGGTGCAGCGTAACTCACAAGCTTTGATAGAAATTGACGGAGGCGTGAATCAGAACAATGCGCCACTGCTTCTGGAAAAAGGTGCTGATGTGCTAGTGGCAGGTAGCTTTGTATTCTCCTCGGCTGATCCTATTCAGACTATAGCTGATCTAAAATCAATCAAATAA